In one window of Streptomyces sp. FXJ1.172 DNA:
- a CDS encoding arsenic transporter — protein sequence MNTPLAEALSAVLLAAVLAWAVVRPFGWPEAAMAVPAAGIAVATGAISLGHARAEAERLGPVVGFLAAVLVLAHFCDVEGLFQACGAWTARWAAGRPVRLLTAVFALASAITAVLSLDATIVLLTPVVFATAARTGVRPKPHVYACTHLSNTASLLLPVSNLTNLLAFAASGLSFTRFAALMALPWLAAIGAEYVVFRKFFAQDLAAAAPVGEDTGEPYPLPLFALATVGCTLAGFVVASAFGVEPAWVAAAGALVLAGRALVRRRATPLTVVRAAAPSFLAFVLALGIVVRAVVDNGLADVLGHVVPGGTGLPALLGIAALAGVLANLINNLPAVLVLLPPAVPSGPGAVLAVLLGVNIGPNLTYAGSLATLLWRRIVHQHEHGVDLKEFTRLGLIAVPSSLAVAVVALWGALQIF from the coding sequence CTGAACACCCCGCTCGCCGAAGCACTGTCCGCCGTACTGCTCGCCGCCGTTCTCGCCTGGGCCGTGGTACGGCCCTTCGGCTGGCCGGAGGCGGCCATGGCCGTCCCGGCCGCCGGGATCGCGGTCGCCACCGGCGCCATCTCCCTCGGTCACGCCCGGGCCGAGGCGGAACGGCTCGGCCCGGTGGTCGGGTTCCTGGCGGCCGTGCTGGTGCTCGCCCACTTCTGCGACGTGGAGGGGCTGTTCCAGGCATGCGGGGCCTGGACGGCCCGGTGGGCGGCGGGCCGGCCGGTGCGGCTGCTGACGGCGGTCTTCGCACTGGCCTCCGCCATCACGGCCGTCCTCAGCCTGGACGCCACGATCGTGCTGCTCACCCCGGTGGTCTTCGCCACGGCCGCGCGCACCGGCGTACGGCCCAAACCGCACGTCTACGCCTGTACGCATCTGTCGAACACCGCGTCGCTGCTGCTGCCGGTGTCCAACCTGACGAACCTGCTGGCGTTCGCGGCCAGCGGGCTGAGTTTCACCCGGTTCGCCGCGCTGATGGCACTGCCGTGGCTGGCGGCGATCGGGGCCGAGTACGTCGTGTTCCGCAAGTTCTTCGCCCAGGATCTCGCCGCGGCCGCCCCCGTGGGCGAGGACACCGGCGAGCCTTACCCCCTCCCGCTGTTCGCCCTGGCCACCGTCGGCTGCACGCTGGCGGGGTTCGTGGTGGCCTCGGCGTTCGGGGTCGAGCCGGCCTGGGTCGCGGCGGCGGGCGCCCTGGTGCTGGCGGGCCGGGCGCTGGTGCGCCGCAGGGCGACCCCGCTGACCGTGGTACGGGCGGCCGCCCCCTCCTTCCTCGCGTTCGTTCTGGCGCTCGGGATCGTGGTGCGGGCGGTCGTCGACAACGGGCTCGCGGACGTCCTCGGGCATGTGGTGCCGGGTGGCACGGGGCTGCCCGCACTGCTCGGGATCGCCGCGCTGGCCGGCGTCCTGGCGAACCTGATCAACAACCTTCCCGCGGTACTGGTGCTCCTGCCGCCGGCCGTGCCGAGCGGGCCGGGGGCGGTGCTGGCGGTACTGCTCGGGGTGAACATCGGCCCGAACCTGACCTACGCCGGATCGCTGGCGACGCTGCTGTGGCGGCGGATCGTGCACCAGCACGAGCACGGTGTGGATCTCAAGGAGTTCACCCGGCTGGGCCTGATCGCCGTGCCGTCCTCGCTCGCGGTCGCGGTGGTGGCACTGTGGGGGGCGCTGCAGATCTTCTGA
- a CDS encoding serine/threonine-protein kinase codes for MHSLERIGRYRLERPLGSGAFATVWLARDEELQAPVAVKVLAENWTHRLDIRERFLSEARLLRRAGSSRIVQVYDIGQLPDGRPYFVMEYADGGTLADLLAGGPLPVPDALALTAEAARSAAALHEAGIVHRDIKPTNVLLHTAPDGTRRLLLADLGLAKSLAQASVLTLAAGSAGYQPPEQAEPGEGIDERADVYSLGAVGYELVTGTVPGAPGRVVPPRRLRPDLGEDVERALLRALEPDRARRWPGAQAFAQELDRLAAAPQAAGSAGRRLDGVRGRLNVLTLTLAAVAAAAAAAVAVTVLLHHGSGADGTRVTDATGRVVVQVPVGWGHELRNSGWDPSALGLGKGHEPGLVVADDLTRWSDLGKPVDGVFIGLSEHGDVTAKVKALAHSGCSYSGSRTFADSAFHGLVRAWSGCPDGGSVTESALTPADGSGQPEVYVQVREQGTGDATDAVLRSLRVG; via the coding sequence ATGCACTCCCTGGAGCGGATCGGCCGCTACCGCCTCGAACGGCCGCTGGGCAGCGGCGCCTTCGCCACGGTGTGGCTCGCCCGTGACGAAGAACTCCAGGCCCCGGTCGCGGTGAAGGTCCTCGCCGAGAACTGGACGCACCGGCTCGACATCAGGGAGCGCTTCCTGTCCGAGGCCCGGCTGCTGCGCCGGGCCGGCTCCAGCCGGATCGTGCAGGTCTACGACATCGGCCAACTCCCGGACGGCAGGCCGTACTTCGTGATGGAGTACGCCGACGGCGGCACCCTCGCCGATCTGCTGGCCGGCGGCCCGCTGCCGGTGCCCGACGCGCTGGCGCTGACCGCGGAGGCCGCGCGCAGTGCCGCCGCGCTGCACGAGGCGGGCATCGTGCACCGCGACATCAAGCCGACCAACGTGCTGCTGCACACCGCCCCGGACGGCACCCGGCGGCTGCTGCTGGCCGACCTGGGCCTGGCCAAGAGCCTCGCGCAGGCCTCGGTGCTCACGCTGGCCGCGGGCTCGGCGGGCTATCAGCCGCCCGAGCAGGCCGAGCCCGGCGAGGGCATCGACGAGCGGGCCGACGTCTACAGCCTGGGCGCGGTCGGCTACGAGCTGGTCACCGGGACCGTGCCGGGCGCCCCGGGCCGGGTCGTACCGCCCCGGCGGCTGCGCCCGGACCTCGGCGAGGACGTGGAGCGGGCGCTGCTGCGTGCGCTGGAGCCGGACCGGGCCCGGCGCTGGCCCGGCGCGCAGGCGTTCGCGCAGGAGCTGGACCGGCTGGCGGCGGCCCCGCAGGCGGCAGGGTCCGCCGGCCGGCGGCTGGACGGCGTGCGCGGGCGGCTGAACGTCCTCACGCTGACGCTGGCGGCGGTCGCGGCCGCCGCGGCTGCCGCGGTCGCGGTGACCGTGCTCCTCCACCACGGCAGCGGAGCGGACGGGACGCGGGTGACGGACGCGACGGGGCGGGTGGTCGTACAGGTGCCCGTCGGCTGGGGCCATGAGCTGCGCAACTCCGGCTGGGACCCGAGCGCGCTGGGCCTCGGCAAGGGGCACGAACCGGGGCTGGTGGTCGCCGACGACCTGACCCGGTGGTCAGATCTGGGCAAGCCCGTGGACGGCGTGTTCATCGGGCTGAGCGAGCACGGCGACGTCACGGCGAAGGTGAAGGCGCTCGCCCACTCCGGCTGCAGCTACTCCGGCAGCCGCACGTTCGCCGACAGCGCCTTCCACGGTCTGGTGCGGGCCTGGAGCGGCTGCCCGGACGGCGGCTCGGTCACGGAGTCCGCGCTGACCCCGGCGGACGGCTCCGGTCAGCCCGAGGTGTACGTACAGGTGCGCGAGCAGGGAACCGGCGACGCCACGGACGCCGTACTCCGTTCGCTGCGGGTGGGCTGA
- a CDS encoding DUF4232 domain-containing protein, whose protein sequence is MVYAPRSARHGALLVGSFAVLGLLTACGSSSHDVHSSPPLTSSGTAAPATGGTQSPVSATSVPSAATTGPGAAASSAPRATTSAGGAATTSAASGSRCHTSELRASVGRNDPGAGQENFPVVLTNASARTCTLHGYPGAAFVNASGTQLGPDPKRESGSPVTITLKPGQSAWAGLTFSNPGVSGAKTATPAALVVTPPDERDSLKVAWAGGAVPVGGNSSSVFLSVFAPGTAP, encoded by the coding sequence ATGGTGTACGCACCCCGGTCCGCGCGGCACGGGGCCCTGCTCGTCGGTTCGTTCGCCGTGCTGGGCCTCCTGACCGCCTGTGGCAGCAGCAGCCACGACGTCCACAGCAGCCCCCCTCTCACCTCGTCCGGCACGGCCGCGCCCGCGACGGGCGGCACCCAGAGCCCGGTGTCCGCCACGTCCGTCCCGTCCGCCGCCACCACCGGCCCGGGCGCCGCCGCGTCGTCCGCCCCCCGGGCGACGACCTCCGCGGGCGGCGCTGCGACCACCTCGGCAGCGTCGGGTTCCCGCTGCCACACCTCTGAGCTGCGCGCCTCCGTGGGCCGCAACGACCCCGGCGCCGGCCAGGAGAACTTCCCGGTCGTGCTCACCAACGCCTCCGCCCGCACCTGCACCCTGCACGGCTATCCGGGCGCCGCGTTCGTGAACGCCTCCGGCACCCAGCTCGGCCCGGACCCCAAGCGGGAGTCGGGTTCCCCGGTCACGATCACGCTCAAGCCCGGGCAGAGCGCCTGGGCCGGGCTGACCTTCTCCAACCCCGGCGTCAGCGGCGCCAAGACGGCCACCCCGGCCGCGCTGGTGGTCACGCCGCCGGACGAGCGCGACTCCCTGAAGGTCGCGTGGGCGGGCGGAGCGGTCCCCGTGGGCGGGAACTCCTCGTCCGTCTTCCTGTCGGTGTTCGCCCCTGGCACCGCTCCCTGA